The nucleotide window TTGACCCCGATTTTCCTGGCTGGGGACGCGTCAGCGTAGGCCCGCCAGCCCAGGAGGAGAGCAATGGGCTATATCCACGAAGATTTCCTTCTGCACTCGCAAGCCGCGAAGCGCCTTTATCACGGCTATGCCGAGCATCAGCCGATCTTGGACTATCACTGCCACCTCTCGCCCAGGGACATCGCCGAGAACCGTGGCTTTCGCAATCTTTTCGAAATCTGGCTGGAAGGCGACCACTATAAGTGGCGCGCCATGCGAGCCGACGGCGAGCCCGAGCGCTACTGCACCGGCGACGCCTCTGCGTTCGACAAGTTCCTGGCCTGGGCCCGCACCGTGCCGCACACGATTCGCAATCCGCTCTTCCACTGGGCTCATCTCGAACTCAAACGCTACTTCGGAATCGATGACTTGCTCGATGAACGCACCGCCCGCGAGATTTGGGAGAAGGCGAACGCCCAGCTTGCGGGAGAAAGCCTTCGCACTCAGGCCATCCTGAAAAAGTTCGCGGTGAAGGCCCTTTGCACCACGGACGATCCTACTGACGACCTCGCCTTCCACCAGCAGATTGCCGGCCGGCCATTCGGCACGCGTGTCTATCCCGCATTCCGGCCCGACAGAGCGCTCAACGTGCACCAACCCAGCCTGCTCAACTCGTGGATAGATCGCTTGGCTTCGGCCAGCAACATCGACATCGACAAGCTCGATAGCCTTCTCGCTGCCCTTCGCCAGAGGCACGATTTCTTTCACGCCATGGGCTGCCGTCTCTCCGATCATGGCCTGAACTACTGCTATGCCGATTTCTGTCCGGAATCGACGGCGGCCCGCATATTCGACAATGCCCGGGCGGGCAAGGCCGCTACGTCGTTCGAGCAGCAGCAGTTCGCATCATTCATGATGCTCTACTTCGGCCACCTCGATGCCGAAAAAGGCTGGACCAAGCAGTTGCATTTGGGTGCGCTCCGCAACGCCAATACCCGCCTGCTGCAACAACTCGGTCCCGACACCGGCTTTGACTCCATTGGCGACTGGCCGCAGGCTGAGGCGCTGGGCCGCTACCTTGACGCACTGGATCGCGAGAATGCGCTGCCGAAAACCATCCTGTACAACGTGAACCCGGCTGACAACTACGTCCTCGCGACCATGATCGGCAACTTTCAGGACGGATCGGTGGCCGGAAAAATCCAGTTCGGTAGCGGGTGGTGGTTCCTCGATCAGAAGGAAGCCATGCAATGGCAGATCAATGCGCTGTCCAACGCAGGCCTTCTGTCGCGTTTCATCGGCATGCTCACCGATTCGCGTTCCTTCATGTCCTATCCACGCCATGAGTACTTCCGCCGCGTCCTGTGCAACATGCTTGGGGCCGACATGGAAAGTGGCGAGTTGCCAGGCGATGAAGCGCTCATCGGGGGCATGGTGCGGAACATCTGCTTCGAAAACTCCAGGCAGTATCTCGGACTGGAACTCGACCAGGGCACAACCGAAGGCGCAGTCGCCGGCAAGCAGTTGGCGAAGTGCGGAGAACCGGCATGAGCGGAGCAGCGACCGTCGTCTTCGGAAGAGCGCTGCCCTTCGTACTGGCCGTCGCCATCGGCGCAATCGCACAGACGCCGACGACGGTTCCCCAGCAGCCGGGACGCAGCGATCCATCGTTCTCCGAACCTTCTCTCGCGCCGGGCGTGGACTATACCGTTCCCACCGAGGCCGAGATCAAGGCCACGCTCGATCGCATCCTTGCTCACTTCGTCGGCTCCACGCCGTATCGCATCATTGATTCCAGTACCGGCAGACCCATCGCCGACTTCTCCCATCCGGTGAAAACCGCCGAAGTCGATCTCAGCAACGGAGAGTTCAACGACTGGACCTACTCTACCGGGGTTGCGCTGGCAGGCATGTTGCACGTTTCCGATGTGACCGGGGATCGCCGCTACCAGGACTACGCGCTCAAGAACTTCGACTTCATATTCTCCCATCTCGATTACTTCCGCCGCCAGGCCCAGCAGTTTGGGCCGCGGCCGCGCGGCTATCGCCGTCTGCTGGCGATGCACGAACTCGATGACTGCGGCGCCATCGGCTTTGCTCTCATCCAGGCCTATGGGAAGAAGCCGGACCCACGCTACCGCGAGACCATCGACGTGGCTGCCGACTTCGTTTTCCACAGTATGATGCGCATGTCCGACGGCACTCTGGCGCGCCCGCGGCCGCAGCCGGTTTCCATCTGGACCGATGACATGTACATGAGCATCCCGCTGCTGGCGCAGATGGGACACCTCACGGGCGATGGCAAGTACATCGACGATGCCGCCCGGCAAGCCATCCAGATGTCGGCACGCGTCTTCAACCCCGCCAATGGGCTCTACGACCACGCCTGGTTTCAGGGAGTTGATCACGACCCCCGGTTCTACTGGGGCCGCGCCGACGGCTGGGCCCTGATGTCCCTGGCTGAACTTTTGAGCGTTATGCCGGACAATCATCCGGATCGCCCACGCGTGCTCGAGCTCTTCCAAGCGGGCATTCGAGGCGTCACCGAGCTGCAAGCCGGCAATGGCCTGTGGCACCAACTGCTCGATCGTACCGATAGCTATCTAGAGACCTCGGCATCTGCGATGTTTACCTTTGCCATTGCGCGCGGAGTGAATCGCGGTTGGCTCAGCCCGATCTATGCCCCGGTTGCGCAAGCCGGTTGGCAGGCCGTTGCCACGCGTGTGCGTGAGAGCGGAGAGATTGACGGCATCTGCGTTGGCACGACCGCTGCCTATGATGCCGTTTACTACTACAACCGTCCGACCAGTCTCCGCGCCATGCAGGGCTACGGCCCTACCCTGCTCGCCGGCGCGGAGATGATCCAGATGCTCCGCTCATTCGATGTCGAACGCAAGCTCAACACCTTTCATTACCGTCCGCGCCAGAAGTAGTAAGAGGAGCAGTACATGGCCCGCATTATTGGCTTATTGCTGATCGGCCTGAGCTTCTTGGCTGCCGTAAGTCCCGCCACGGCGGCTTCCTCATCCGCCACCGTCACAGTGAAGAACCCCATTGGTCTCGCTCGATCCTCCGAGACCATTGTCCTGGACGCTGCCGAGCTGCGGCGAATTCTCGGCGTCGATGACGTCCGGCGGGTCCATGTGCGCGATGCCCGCTCCTCGCAGGATCTGCTCGTTCAAGCTGTCGACTTGAACGACGACGGTACCCAGGACCAACTTCTGTTTCAGACCGACATCGGACCGTCGCAGGCGCTGAAGTTTGTTCTCACGGTTGGTGAAAAACAAATCGCCGCCCGTGAACAGTTCAAGGCCTACGGCCGTTTCGTGCGAGAACGCCGCGACGACTTCGCCTGGGAAAACGATCGCATCGCTCACCGCATGTACGGTGCGGCGCTGGAGACTTGGGCCCAGGAGCCGCTGACCAGCAGTGCGGTCGATGTGTGGAGCAAGCGCACTCGAAAGCTGGTGATCAACGATTGGTACATGGTGGACGATTATCACCACGATCACGGTGAGGGCGCCGACCTGTACTCTGCCGGCAGCAGCCGCGGCTGCGGCGGAGACGGCCTTTGGGCCGGTGGACAACTCCATCCGTCCGCCAACTTCCGCGATTCGCGCGTGCTCGCCAACGGGCCCATCCGCGTCATGTTCGAGCTTGTCTACCCGGCATGGCAGGCGGGCGGCGTACGCGTTTCCATGGTGAAGCGAATTACCCTCGATGCCGGCCAGAACCTTGATCGCTTCGAAAGCCACTACACCGTCGAGAGTGGCTCGGGCGAACTCACTGAAGCTACCGGCATCAGGAAATCGGCGGCGGTTCAACTGGCTTTTTCGCCCGACCTTGGCACGCTCCGTGCCTGGGAATCCCTGAAGGGCGATGATGGCCAACTGGGTTGCGCTGTCATCGTCGATCCCGCAAGCGTGATCAGTAAAGCGGAAGACAGCAAGAACTACCTTGTCACCGCGAAATTGCCGCCCGACAAGGTCGCTATCTATTACGCCGGCTTTGGCTGGAACAAGAGCGGCGACTTCAAAGGCCCCGAAGAGTGGGACCGCTACGTTGCCCAGTTCGCAACTCGCCTGCGCGCGCCGCTTCAGGTGTCGCTGGCGGTCCAGTAGCGCCCGCTGAAGGCAAGGGGGGAAGATGTCTGACGATAGCCCGCGTCGCGACTTCATAAGAGGCCTGGCAGCTGTCACCGCCGTAACCGTTCCAGTCGCAAGCGCGTACGGTGCGGAACGGGTTCCGGCTCCGCAGGGCTCTCGTACCTCGCTGTGCAGCATCCTCGACTTCGGCGCCGTTCCCGACGGCAAGACTCTGTGCACTGCGGCGATCCAGGCAGCAGTGGACACTTGTGCGAAGTCCGGCGGAGGCAAGGTCATCGTGCCGGCCGGCAACTTTCTCACCAGCGCAATCTTCCTAAAGAGCCACATGGAAGTCGAGATTCTGGCAGGTGCGACTCTCCTGTTCACCACCGACTTCAGTGCTGTACCTGCCATACAAGGGCGCTGGGAAGGGATCGATCGTACAACCTATGCCGCTTTGTTCACCGGGCTTGATCTGGAGAACGTCTCCATCACCGGCCGCGGCGTACTCGATGGACAGGGCGAAGCCTGGTGGAAAGCCTTTCGCCAGGACCGGAATCTGCGGCGCAAGCTGGGGCTCGAGGAGCGCGAACCGGAGAATCCTCCCGGATCCCTGCTGCAATGGGGCCGCCCGCGGATGATCAACCTCTTCCGCTGCCGCAACGTTCGGATCGCCGGCATCAGCATCGTCAACGCGCCCTCGTGGAATGTCCACCCGGTGCGGTGCGCTAACGTGGTCATCGACGGTCTCACCATCACCGCGCCCGAAAATTCTCCCAACACCGACGGTATCGATCCCGACTCCTGCCGCAATGTGCGCATCGCAAACTGCTACATCAGCGTGGGCGACGACTGCATCATTATTAAGTCTGGGTACAAATTCCGCGAGGATGGAATCCCCTGCGAGAATCTCACTATCACCGATTGCATCTTCGGCACAGGTCATGCCGGCGTGGGAATAGGCAGCGAAACAGCGGGCGGCGTGAGAAACGTTGCCATCAGCAACTGCGTCTGCGACGGAACCCAGCGCGGGCTACGCTTCAAGACCGCCAGGAGCCGCGGCAACGTCGTGGAGAACGTCCGCGCCTCCAACCTGGTGATGCGTCATGTCGGCGAGGCCGTGGTGGTCACCATGTTCTACACCGGGGGCGACCTTCACAAGTCCGAACCGGTCAACGAGGGTAC belongs to Terriglobia bacterium and includes:
- the uxaC gene encoding glucuronate isomerase; this translates as MGYIHEDFLLHSQAAKRLYHGYAEHQPILDYHCHLSPRDIAENRGFRNLFEIWLEGDHYKWRAMRADGEPERYCTGDASAFDKFLAWARTVPHTIRNPLFHWAHLELKRYFGIDDLLDERTAREIWEKANAQLAGESLRTQAILKKFAVKALCTTDDPTDDLAFHQQIAGRPFGTRVYPAFRPDRALNVHQPSLLNSWIDRLASASNIDIDKLDSLLAALRQRHDFFHAMGCRLSDHGLNYCYADFCPESTAARIFDNARAGKAATSFEQQQFASFMMLYFGHLDAEKGWTKQLHLGALRNANTRLLQQLGPDTGFDSIGDWPQAEALGRYLDALDRENALPKTILYNVNPADNYVLATMIGNFQDGSVAGKIQFGSGWWFLDQKEAMQWQINALSNAGLLSRFIGMLTDSRSFMSYPRHEYFRRVLCNMLGADMESGELPGDEALIGGMVRNICFENSRQYLGLELDQGTTEGAVAGKQLAKCGEPA
- a CDS encoding glycoside hydrolase family 88 protein, producing MSGAATVVFGRALPFVLAVAIGAIAQTPTTVPQQPGRSDPSFSEPSLAPGVDYTVPTEAEIKATLDRILAHFVGSTPYRIIDSSTGRPIADFSHPVKTAEVDLSNGEFNDWTYSTGVALAGMLHVSDVTGDRRYQDYALKNFDFIFSHLDYFRRQAQQFGPRPRGYRRLLAMHELDDCGAIGFALIQAYGKKPDPRYRETIDVAADFVFHSMMRMSDGTLARPRPQPVSIWTDDMYMSIPLLAQMGHLTGDGKYIDDAARQAIQMSARVFNPANGLYDHAWFQGVDHDPRFYWGRADGWALMSLAELLSVMPDNHPDRPRVLELFQAGIRGVTELQAGNGLWHQLLDRTDSYLETSASAMFTFAIARGVNRGWLSPIYAPVAQAGWQAVATRVRESGEIDGICVGTTAAYDAVYYYNRPTSLRAMQGYGPTLLAGAEMIQMLRSFDVERKLNTFHYRPRQK
- a CDS encoding DUF4861 domain-containing protein; this encodes MARIIGLLLIGLSFLAAVSPATAASSSATVTVKNPIGLARSSETIVLDAAELRRILGVDDVRRVHVRDARSSQDLLVQAVDLNDDGTQDQLLFQTDIGPSQALKFVLTVGEKQIAAREQFKAYGRFVRERRDDFAWENDRIAHRMYGAALETWAQEPLTSSAVDVWSKRTRKLVINDWYMVDDYHHDHGEGADLYSAGSSRGCGGDGLWAGGQLHPSANFRDSRVLANGPIRVMFELVYPAWQAGGVRVSMVKRITLDAGQNLDRFESHYTVESGSGELTEATGIRKSAAVQLAFSPDLGTLRAWESLKGDDGQLGCAVIVDPASVISKAEDSKNYLVTAKLPPDKVAIYYAGFGWNKSGDFKGPEEWDRYVAQFATRLRAPLQVSLAVQ
- a CDS encoding glycoside hydrolase family 28 protein, with product MSDDSPRRDFIRGLAAVTAVTVPVASAYGAERVPAPQGSRTSLCSILDFGAVPDGKTLCTAAIQAAVDTCAKSGGGKVIVPAGNFLTSAIFLKSHMEVEILAGATLLFTTDFSAVPAIQGRWEGIDRTTYAALFTGLDLENVSITGRGVLDGQGEAWWKAFRQDRNLRRKLGLEEREPENPPGSLLQWGRPRMINLFRCRNVRIAGISIVNAPSWNVHPVRCANVVIDGLTITAPENSPNTDGIDPDSCRNVRIANCYISVGDDCIIIKSGYKFREDGIPCENLTITDCIFGTGHAGVGIGSETAGGVRNVAISNCVCDGTQRGLRFKTARSRGNVVENVRASNLVMRHVGEAVVVTMFYTGGDLHKSEPVNEGTPRFRNFHFSDIFATNVKKAAVIEGLPEMPIEELSISNFAVESAESGIACTNAIGVRFSDAVVNAAKGPMLVADTVHDLVLSGATTRKPNSGEPVVRLENVTDAVVHSCTAPEGTSTFLELKGAANRDISLIGNRLSRAADEVGLVDGASDSAIVQRS